A portion of the Streptomyces sp. YPW6 genome contains these proteins:
- a CDS encoding AAWKG family protein (Members of this family are unrelated to eukaryotic Tcp10, although some members contain a repetitive region similar to a C-terminal repeat region of Tcp10.): MADRYDASSVENIAAYENENAASTDNWADLVKHITGYPVPKRSEIFDTLRSDHGGKLFRMDIKERSLGLLVKDSGFLQNKGEDYDIWFFDSGKKRSILQARIVFEGRVKSGDEIIFAGTDSTDVENVSVREGNEFTDYNKDSFSTIPLARYMNGPRAALLALLKGNSGDGRFSGLVAQESDIVDLNTFDKTGHSFDYAAKFFKDHAPLLKDWEDRFGRDDASWKGEAAEVFRSLIGKIRENYDSYVATFNETAGSGDATGTGSTVYSRALSLGRSHLEQAARDLLGHWLTWARSDYYDPHRVLRYVLDDLAQWVDRENVARTDITSYTTRYSTTVSHSPQTDFTQVHPEYGDLTDIANWAKVGDKAVDIWSRAVDDMLVEPAREVQSRLNNQFLTLSKDFSENLPEPKSTSTASEEYEKEKLEEERERINEENEENRRYQDELREEQREQREEDKRLREELRREQEEQREEDRKYQEELREEQREQREEDKRLQEELRREQEEQREEDRKYQEELREEQRREQEEAEREAEEQARQMEESLGNINGPGGGGENLGDLGDLLNLKQDVPVTESLGDLGDVNDPGGAGNPGGSNTPGLDDVNNAITENLGDLGDVNNPGGGPVPVGSNLGNLGQVNGGPGSTRNPDDAANRAITENLGSIGGLNNGAGGSLETPTGGRTQLDGSRLTTGFPDGSSTSFDPDSGLLTTTHPDGSVTTQDLGDGVRVTNPDGSVTSLGDDGKLTTTFPDGTTQVVDPKTGQATSTDPDGTVTTENLGSLEGLNDRNGIGDLGDINADLPTESPGDLGDRETINDLGDLGNLNTGDTGLKSSTGSLTGLENGDFATTFPDGGKTVFDPDTGQLTSIAPDGSEVTTDLTHGAEVTNPDGSVSSLDNGRFLNSFPDGSSHSIDPDTGIATVTDPQGRTETVTLDELDSRGSDDNRPDFLDDLRDLGQDRDLGNLGDLNGDRGLDGVNENRDLDLDGLKDLAGGSGGGGGDGTTTRDVPLSELGLSARAGAGGSGGELPGTDLPASQTLGQVAPLSDSATNNATPPGTGGGPGAPGAPGTPGTPGMPMGGGMGGMGAGGEKGNGERVRAVLVDAAEESERRNRRRRSPWNRQEDSDTFLTPASRVATTGGDSPQEEQEQGRRPMTSADYLEEDADVWGTEEGGTPAVIGR, from the coding sequence GTGGCCGACCGTTACGACGCATCATCCGTGGAGAACATCGCCGCGTACGAGAACGAGAACGCGGCATCCACCGACAACTGGGCCGACCTCGTCAAGCACATCACCGGCTACCCCGTGCCCAAGCGCAGCGAGATCTTCGACACGCTCCGCTCCGACCACGGCGGCAAGCTCTTCCGCATGGACATCAAGGAGCGCAGCCTCGGCCTCCTCGTCAAGGACTCCGGCTTCCTGCAGAACAAGGGCGAGGACTACGACATCTGGTTCTTCGACAGCGGCAAGAAGCGCTCCATCCTGCAGGCCAGGATCGTCTTCGAAGGCCGCGTGAAGTCGGGCGACGAGATCATCTTCGCCGGCACCGACTCCACCGACGTCGAGAACGTGTCCGTCCGCGAGGGCAACGAGTTCACCGACTACAACAAGGACTCGTTCAGCACCATCCCGCTGGCCCGCTACATGAACGGGCCGCGCGCGGCGCTGCTGGCCCTGCTCAAGGGCAACAGCGGCGACGGCCGCTTCAGCGGCCTGGTCGCCCAGGAGTCCGACATCGTCGACCTGAACACCTTCGACAAGACCGGCCACTCCTTCGACTACGCGGCCAAGTTCTTCAAGGACCACGCACCGCTGCTGAAGGACTGGGAGGACCGCTTCGGCCGGGACGACGCGAGCTGGAAGGGTGAGGCCGCGGAGGTCTTCCGCAGCCTCATCGGCAAGATCCGTGAGAACTACGACAGTTACGTGGCGACCTTCAACGAGACGGCGGGCAGCGGGGACGCCACCGGCACCGGCAGCACCGTCTACTCCCGGGCGCTCTCGCTCGGCCGCTCCCATCTGGAGCAGGCCGCCCGGGACCTGCTCGGCCACTGGCTGACCTGGGCCCGGTCCGACTACTACGATCCGCACCGGGTGCTGCGCTACGTCCTGGACGACCTCGCCCAGTGGGTCGACCGGGAGAACGTCGCCAGGACCGACATCACGTCGTACACCACCCGCTACTCCACGACCGTCAGCCACAGCCCCCAGACCGACTTCACCCAGGTGCACCCCGAGTACGGAGACCTCACCGACATCGCCAACTGGGCGAAGGTCGGCGACAAGGCGGTGGACATCTGGAGCCGCGCCGTCGACGACATGCTCGTGGAGCCCGCCCGCGAGGTGCAGTCGAGGCTCAACAACCAGTTCCTGACGCTCTCCAAGGACTTCTCCGAGAACCTGCCCGAGCCCAAGTCGACCAGCACGGCGAGCGAGGAGTACGAGAAGGAGAAGCTGGAGGAGGAGAGGGAGCGGATCAACGAGGAGAACGAGGAGAACCGCCGCTACCAGGACGAGCTGCGCGAGGAGCAGCGTGAGCAGCGGGAGGAGGACAAGAGACTCCGGGAGGAGCTGCGCAGGGAGCAGGAGGAGCAGCGCGAGGAGGACCGGAAGTACCAGGAGGAGCTGCGCGAGGAGCAGCGTGAGCAGCGGGAGGAGGACAAGAGGCTCCAGGAGGAGCTGCGCAGGGAGCAGGAGGAGCAGCGTGAGGAGGACCGGAAGTACCAGGAGGAGCTGCGCGAGGAGCAGCGGCGGGAGCAGGAGGAGGCCGAGCGGGAGGCCGAGGAACAGGCCAGGCAGATGGAGGAGAGCCTCGGCAACATCAACGGGCCGGGCGGCGGGGGTGAGAACCTCGGCGACCTCGGCGATCTGCTCAACCTCAAACAGGACGTCCCGGTGACCGAGAGCCTGGGCGACCTCGGCGACGTCAACGACCCCGGCGGTGCCGGAAACCCCGGCGGCTCGAACACCCCCGGCCTCGACGACGTGAACAACGCGATCACCGAGAACCTCGGCGACCTGGGCGATGTGAACAACCCCGGGGGCGGCCCGGTCCCGGTGGGCTCGAACCTCGGCAACCTCGGCCAGGTCAACGGCGGCCCCGGCTCCACGCGGAACCCGGACGACGCCGCCAACCGGGCGATCACCGAGAACCTCGGCAGCATCGGCGGCCTCAACAACGGCGCGGGCGGCTCTCTGGAGACACCGACCGGCGGCCGGACCCAGCTCGACGGCAGCCGGCTCACCACCGGCTTCCCGGACGGCAGCAGCACGTCCTTCGACCCGGACAGCGGGCTGCTCACCACCACGCACCCGGACGGCAGTGTCACCACGCAGGATCTGGGCGACGGCGTCCGCGTCACCAACCCGGACGGTTCGGTCACCTCCCTCGGCGACGACGGCAAGCTGACGACGACGTTCCCCGACGGAACGACGCAGGTGGTGGACCCGAAGACGGGCCAGGCCACCTCCACCGACCCCGACGGCACCGTCACCACGGAGAACCTCGGCAGTCTGGAGGGCCTGAACGACCGCAACGGAATCGGGGACCTGGGCGACATCAACGCCGACCTGCCGACCGAGTCCCCCGGTGACCTCGGCGACCGGGAGACCATCAACGACCTGGGCGACCTCGGGAACCTCAACACCGGCGACACGGGCCTGAAGTCCTCGACCGGCAGTCTCACCGGGCTGGAGAACGGCGACTTCGCCACCACGTTCCCGGACGGCGGCAAGACCGTCTTCGACCCGGACACCGGGCAGCTCACCAGCATCGCCCCGGACGGCTCGGAGGTCACCACCGACCTCACCCACGGCGCCGAGGTGACCAACCCGGACGGTTCCGTCTCCTCGCTGGACAACGGCCGCTTCCTGAACTCCTTCCCGGACGGGTCCAGCCACTCCATCGACCCGGACACCGGCATCGCCACCGTCACCGACCCGCAGGGCAGGACCGAGACGGTCACCCTCGACGAGCTCGACTCGCGCGGGAGCGACGACAACCGGCCGGACTTCCTGGACGACCTGAGGGACCTCGGCCAGGACCGCGACCTCGGCAACCTCGGTGACCTCAACGGGGACCGGGGCCTGGACGGCGTGAACGAGAACCGGGATCTCGATCTCGACGGGCTCAAGGACCTCGCCGGCGGCAGCGGCGGCGGTGGAGGCGACGGGACCACCACCCGGGACGTCCCCCTCTCGGAACTGGGTCTGAGCGCCCGGGCGGGAGCGGGCGGTTCCGGCGGAGAGCTCCCCGGAACCGACCTCCCGGCGTCGCAGACGCTCGGCCAGGTCGCCCCGCTCTCCGACAGCGCCACGAACAACGCGACGCCCCCCGGCACCGGCGGCGGCCCGGGCGCCCCCGGCGCCCCGGGCACGCCCGGCACCCCCGGCATGCCGATGGGCGGCGGCATGGGCGGCATGGGCGCGGGCGGCGAGAAGGGCAACGGAGAGCGCGTGCGCGCGGTCCTGGTCGACGCGGCGGAGGAGAGCGAACGCCGCAACCGCCGCAGGCGCAGCCCCTGGAACCGCCAGGAGGACAGCGACACCTTCCTCACCCCGGCCTCCCGGGTGGCCACCACCGGCGGCGACTCCCCTCAGGAGGAGCAGGAGCAGGGGCGCAGGCCCATGACGTCCGCCGACTACCTGGAGGAGGACGCGGACGTCTGGGGCACCGAGGAGGGCGGCACCCCGGCCGTGATCGGCAGATGA
- a CDS encoding YbaB/EbfC family nucleoid-associated protein translates to MTEPLEKRLEKAMAELQAAQEAVARTERELRSASFSVLSSDRAVRATAGPQGELTGIEFLENKYRDMSPQELAASVLEASSAARLKMNRHVMKAMAPFTEPSADVPELKGFELDWERIFGPEVLRDGGEDTSRGGPAAPGWRDALGDEGED, encoded by the coding sequence GTGACGGAACCACTGGAGAAGCGCCTGGAGAAGGCCATGGCCGAACTGCAGGCCGCCCAGGAGGCGGTGGCGCGCACCGAGCGCGAACTGCGCTCGGCGTCCTTCTCCGTGCTCTCCTCCGACCGGGCCGTACGGGCCACCGCGGGCCCGCAGGGCGAGCTGACCGGGATCGAGTTCCTGGAGAACAAGTACCGCGACATGTCCCCGCAGGAGCTGGCCGCCAGCGTCCTGGAAGCGTCGAGCGCGGCCCGGCTGAAGATGAACCGCCATGTGATGAAGGCGATGGCCCCCTTCACGGAACCCAGCGCCGACGTGCCGGAGTTGAAAGGGTTCGAGCTGGACTGGGAGCGCATCTTCGGCCCCGAGGTCCTGCGGGACGGCGGCGAGGACACCTCGCGCGGCGGCCCGGCGGCCCCCGGCTGGCGGGACGCGCTCGGCGACGAGGGAGAGGACTGA